DNA from Danio aesculapii chromosome 10, fDanAes4.1, whole genome shotgun sequence:
cttcggtcaagccgcctccagctttggtggcttccctcaggcctcctgtccagccggcgccctgcaggccttcagtcaagccgactccagtcctgccggctccccacaagcctcctgtccagccggctcccctcaggccttcagtcaagccgcctccagctttggtggctcccctcaggcctcctgtccagccggctcccctcaggccttcagtcaagccgcctccagctttggtggctcccctcaggcctcatgtccagccggctcccctcaggcgttcagtcaagccgcctccagctttggtggctcccctcaggcctcctgtccagccggcgtcCTGCAGGTCTTCAGTCAAGCCGGCCctccacaggcctcctgtccagccggctcccctcaggtcttcagtcaagccgactccagccctgccggctccccacaggcctccagccctgcTGGCTCCCATCAGGCAACCTGCCTTGTCTCCCCTGACAGACTGTCCCTGGGTCGTCCCTCCTGCTCCTCCCTGGTGTGCCCCTCTACCACCCTGGACGGACCCTCCGGCTCCACTCTGGTTTCCTGCCGGGGTACTGACCCATTGAACCCGCCCTGGACTGTCCCTCTGGTCCCGCCCTGGACTGTACCTCCTGTCCCTCCCTGGTCTTGCCCTCCCATCCCTCCCTTGTTCGTTTTGTTGGGTCTGGCTTGGCTCCCCTCCCTCCCCCCCTTCATGTTATCTTGCCTGTTCACTTCCctgtcttgtgtttgttgatgttgcctgttttgttgtctcgtggtgtttcttgtttgtcttgtaccttgttggatgttccctttagggacgccaggtggcgtcccttttggggggggctagtgtcagggttctgccactctggtcttgtaaattcttgttttggtggcagagtccggacactagctctgttttgtcttgtcctgtagtgctcggctcgagttttcttgggtcgagcacttgttttgtcattgtctgggtgcgcgtcatcaaaggtgcgcgcggaccgtgcgcgctcccgcttgatgcgggcgcgcggggtctgcgcgtccttgggacgcgcgctcttgtactcgtgtttgtgttgtttcgtcagcatcgcgctgtttcattctcagcgtctccgtcttgttggtttcggttttggttggcgctgagatgaaacatgcgcgttgcatttatgtgagcgcacggtaaggtgttcacttatcgtgtgctcgtgtcttgcgtctgttgtcaaagcacgtggctctgtgtttacattggtcgcgtgcttttgttgtgtgctttgtgtcttgtcatacgaacacgcggttaatgagttctctcattggctgcgtgttctagtcttgtttaatgtgagcacctggcttgtgttgtctccttgtgtcaggtgctctcccgtctattgtctagtcccaccctccttgttaacccattattagttaattatgttcatctgttgtgtattaatttaaccctgcttatattctcctgatgtctgctgtcctgtgccagttcgtcatcgtatgTCGTCAATATTTCCCAGTCCTGTATGTGTTCCAGTCTTGATCCCTGTCCAGCCCTGCttcgtccagccaacccagtcaagtttgtttctctgtttgtgttctagtttagtgttttccccctcggggtagtttgttttgctgtttttgccttttttatttttgtattattataataaatatttactttactctgcatttgggtcctcgcccctttttccccttacTGAACCGTGACAAcatgttctgaagaatgttgaaaatcggCAGTCATTCTCATACATAGTAGGAATAAAAATACTTGTTATattcaccagcaatctagcattTGTAGTTCGTACTAGATTTGTAGTTCAGTTGCAGAATTGTAGTTCTCTGAACCAACTAAACCAAACTACAAATCCCAGAATTCATTGCTCCAATCACTCCTTCCACAGCTGACAGTCAtcagacactgacacacacacacacagctgaaacttaTCTTCACTGATTACCTGGACTATACACCACACTTTCACACaaactttgctgagtcttgttatcctgTAGCATCATGAAGCGTTAATCCTGTCTAGTCTTTCtgtgttttgatccttgccttgttttcctGTTTTGATTCTTTGCTGCCGGGACTGACCGTTTGCCTGTATTTTTGACTACAATCTTGGATTAGctttatgctcctgtttgctACTGTTTGACCATTGTCTGTCTGACTACTCTTAGTAATAAACTGCGTGTagatcctcaactccgttgtccAGCATTCCTATTGTACAATACTATTGAAGTCTATAGCTaccagtttttaacattcttcaacatatttttttttttgtgttcttttgtgtaactgtcaaccctcccgttttttctgggattctcccgtattttacagttctatcccgatATCATCCCgcaaaggtattttcccatatttctcccatattttcaacctttctctgaagggtggcaataaacattaaagagccaatcctccctatgTGCAACCTATACCGCTGAACCCTCCCTTGCTCTTAAATGAGAGTCTGTTCggtgctttcgttttatttaggcatgaaaactctttgaaataaatatagaaatggtGGGATCTTCTTTCCTCTTCTTTTCATTACAATTGTTGTCGctcctcctatgcaatcctcaaaacagtcatatagtggtgcatgactgtcagctggcgcgctccatagtgataaatagacgctgtttcccaaacgcaTTCTGTATGCCCTATTTGAAGGGGAGCGAGCGTCTGGGTTTtgagtgcatgtttgaacagacatatacacataattaataataccaTCTacagatgtcgatcttggtgtgtttttttccaaacacagctcattttgtcctaaatgagcaaaaaaatttaggaaagcaatcaaatactttcattataacgtagatgtgtgcatttttaaagtgacacctctgttatttaatgtaatcgaACGAAAACTCcaaataaatgagagattcatttgttgctctttaatcagaatgtgtaagttaaacagtgaagaaaaggttaatgagatttgataacttgattctatttctttataatagcttaattttaataagctgaactgctaatttatttgctgctaatgtatactatttatttttgtcttttgtaaataataataataaaacatattactgaccatttaactgtttatttacaataaaacagctCCAGATAAACAGATTTAGTCATTTGGGGATTTATTCAGACGGGGAAGGGGGGGAGGAgatatcccttattatggtgggtaTATCccatattttcacatcccaatgttgacaggtatggttcacaaaaaaaaagaaactcaagaaATGGAGGGTTTTCactgaactatcccattaagtagttgattgtattttgttttgtgattgtaaatagctatatattttatttagctgtGATCAAATGAATTTACATCACTTTTAAATTGCATGTCAGCATTATAAAGCAAATGAAAGATGtgcattttctttaaaaagcctttttttcatttgctttaCTGCTTTATTTATCAGATATATTTACAAAAACGTTAGTAAAACAGATAAACTGAGGCAAATACATTTGGACTGTAACCCAATATTATAAACAGCGTACATTGTTTTTCACATCAAATTGCTAATTTTGTTTGTTAGTCAAAGGAAAAAGTTAGAGAATGTGGTTTTACAAGGCAGCATATTTTTCAGATGTTTTGTCTCAAAGTTTTTCTTGTAAGCTTCTGGCCTGAGAATGCAAACTATTGTTTACCTATTATCTAAGTCCATAATTAACATtcctttacatttaaaaacatattctgaGGTTCTTCCTTATGAGAAGCAAGCTGAAGAATTTCTTCCTGCTACAAAACATTCTGCATAGCAGCCGATCAGCATAAAAGATATACACTGGTTAATATATTTTACTAGTCAATAAGTTATTATGCAGTTTTGTACATTTGAAAATTGAGTGGTCAAGTGTCAAAAATTTGCATGaggaatatttataattttagaaaagttATACTTTAGTGACTTTTGTTGgtttatgtatttaataatgaaatttaatatataaacattttactacactatacctgacaaaagtattgttgcctatccaagttttaggaacagcaaataataactcgacttctagttgatcatttggtatcagaagtggcttaaatgaaaagcaaaggcctctagactacgcttatttgaccaaaataaaatatgatcaagccttgatttttaaagaattaattaggatagtaaggtctgactttgcttagacaaaagtcttgtcacttaacagaaataatgtccagtttagattataaagtcatggtgcagtggaaaaagaatgaatattgtgtatgactcccatgtgcttggaggactgcatccatacatctctgcaatcactcaaatcacttattaataaagtcatctggaatggcaaagaaagcgttcctgcaggactcccagagttcatcaagatgctttgatttcatcttcaatgcctcctccatcttaccccagacatgctcaataatgttcatgtctggtgactggtctggccaatcttggagcaccttgaccttctttgctttcaggaactttgatgtggaggctgaagtatgagaaggagcgctatcctgctgaagaatttaatgtaatgggcagcacaaatgtcttgatacctcaggctgttgatgttgcctcaccaaacttgactgctttctgtgagaatcttgggtccatgcgggttccagtaggtcttctgcagtatttgtgatgattgggatgcagttcaactgatgattcatgggaaaaaatgaccttctgccacttttccaaatgatcaactagaaaacaagttattatttgttgctctcacaactgggatcaacgacaaaacttttgtcaggtagtgtatattgctccttatatatatatatacacacaggacACTGCATCATTAATAACTTTTTCTGCTATCACCCAGCCCTGATGGATAAAATATAGAGAAAAGTCTCTATTGACATCACCCTCTACTGTGCTTCTCTCATTTATGCTTTTTACTAAACACACTAGGTTTATGGATTTGTGCTACTTTTGTAAGTTTTGTTTTAAGATACGACAACTCTGACAACTAACATTTTCATGTCAGCATAGGGGTGGTATACCCCAACCCCAATTTTTTTAtcttgaaaagaaaaaataattcaaaatcaaaacAAGCTTGCATTACCATAGCAATAACAAAAAGGGGAATTGGagattttttataaaacaatttgCATTACATTTGAGTGGGCGGTAGATGGGTTGCTCCAGGCACTGTATAAATGAAAGGACAGAAAGGAGAGCAGAACAAACTCCTAACAGGAGGAGACTCACTCATGGCCTATGAGACAGAGGATCTGGAGACTCAATACTGCTTTCCTGACATCAACTCATCATGTGTCAAGGAACAACACTCCAGTCACGGATATATCATCACATATTTGTTCATATCACTGCTGTCAGCATGGACTGTGTTTCTAAACCTGCTggtgatcatctccatctctcacttcaaGAAGCTTCACACTCCAACCAACATGATTATTCTCTCTCTGGCTGTTGCTGACATGCTTATTGGCCTTATTGTGATGCCTGTGGAGGCCGTTATACTGATTGAGACGTGTTGGTACTTTGGGAACACTTTCTGTGttctgtatttaatattaattggGCTTATTTTCTCAGCATCTCttagtaatttagttttaattgctGTTGATCGTTATGTGGCTGTGTGTCACCCTTTACTGTACCCACAGAAAATAACCATCACTAACATGTTATTGACTATCTGTCTGTGCTGGGTTTGCTTTTCAGCTTACAGCACTGCCCttgtaattaataatgaatattttgacTCTTCACAAAAAACAGATGTGTGTTATGGACGGTGTTTAATCATGATGAGTTTTAGTTGGATAGTCATTGATCtgttcatgtgttttatttttccctgtaTCACGATcataactttatatttaaaaattttccaTGCTGCACATCAGCAAGTGAAGGTTATAAACTCTCTAATAAAGCATGATAAATGTGTAACGGAGGGTTCAGTGAAGAGAAAATCTGAGAGTAAAGCTGCTTTAACATTAGGAATCGTTGTGTCCATTTATCTGCTTTGCTATATCCCATACTATATCTGTTCTTTATCTGTAAACTCCTCCACAactattaatgttttaatatgggTTGTGTATGCCAACTCAGgtgtgaatcctctggtttaTGCTCTATTTTACCCCTGGTTTAAAAAGACAGCTAAACTCATCTTAACTCTGAAAATATGTCAGTCGGCATCTTCTCTGATTAATATGTTTACAGAAAACGAATTGTAACTAAAGTGTTAAAGCTGTCTCTCATAACGGTAGATATTATTTTATGTGATTCTATTAAGagtattaattaaaacaattacattaaaaacatttaaaaataatacgaCAAAATTGTTAGTGATAACATGGTCTCATTTGTTTCTAGCTTCTACATTCATTATATTGTGTGTTCATGTGGGGCATTGGAGATGTTGGAGGTAAATAATGTTCAGATAATTAATTGATGTTTTATGATATTCATTACATTTTGATAAAgccattatgtttattttttcaatcaaCAGATCACGGGAAAGCAGAACTCATTAAAGCTGTGTTGAAGTGttcagtctgtgtgtgtataatatttcACACCTTCAATGAATGGTTCAGTGGAGGATCATAAATACCAGCAAtatcaaaacaaataataacataaaaatacaaatctaaACAATTATAATTTGTCCTCAGAGTTGTTACATCATTGATGTTTTCATTGATCAGTAAGAGTAAACAAAGACAGACCAACCCATGTGACTGCTTAGAGAGAGGCCTACTGTACCAACACTGCCATTTTACAAGCCCATGTATGCCCATACATACATTGTGCGACTTCTTTGAGCTTCCAGCAAGGTTCCAATTCAAGAAGAGTTGAAAGATCACATGTGATGTAAAACAAAAGCTCTCAATTCATGTGCTCACACTATATGATCTGATTGCTCAGCAGCAGCTTGACTGCTCACACTGTACGCAACACCTGCTGCTTCTTTTTGTTTGATGGTGGTTGGCAAACCAATACATGGTGTATTTACACCACCCAATGTGAAGGAGTGTGAAGCTCAGGTGGAAAGATATTAAAACCacaacaaattatatatttttcctaATCAGATCTGTATCTCACACAAATATGAACAGAATATCATACACTGAATTATTTCTGTGCATTCTggaatatattcatttatattgtaCCAGAGCACCCCTATGAAtccagtagtgtgtgtgtttctgtttttgtGCAGGTGCAGTGAGGGCAAACCCATTCagtttttatctttatttcaaCTCTGTGATTCCCCCATGAGAGCGGAGCAATATTTGTGACATGTCAGAAAACCATCCAGATTGAAAGAAGAGTCACATGAGTCAGAATTCAGCTCAAAATCGGACCCAAACATTGTGTATGTCTAGCTTTAGTGAGCACCTCTCCTTTGCTAACAAAATCCATCTATCTCACAGCTGTGACATATCAAAACGCCGATCCGACAGCATGATTATTGCACTGGTTCGCCTTAATCTGGCCACGATTAAAGGCAAATAATGTGCAGTTTTATCACATAGCACAATGACACAGATGTCGCAGGTTTCCTATCCGCTGTCTCCCCCATTGTATGTTCCATTGTATGTTAAAATTAGTTGAACATTTGTGGTAATTGttgtatttgtttctttttatttatatttaaaaaagaaaatcaaaaatcacaggggggctaataattctgacttcaactgtatgatccGATTGCTCAGCAGCAGCTTGATTGTCCACACTGTATGTAACACCAGCTGCTGCTGCTCCTTTTTTGTTGGATGGCGGTTGGCAAACAAGTATGTGAGCCAACACGAAGCGACaacacagttgttgtttttttggccaCTAGTTGTTTGGCATTGCCTTGGTGTGTGGGTAATGTGGGTGGCATATCATGGTTGTTACATCCTTGTACAATGTTTAAGATGAGGGCAgaatattttactttgttttacttttatagaAAACACACGGATGGGTTGTTTTAGGATTTTTAGGGTTTTTGGATTAGTGCCACTTTTGTAAGTTTtgttatggagagagattaggtGAGATACTACAGTAAAATCTTGGACATTgatgatttatttacatattagtaTAGGCAGTAGATGTAAGTGTTAGTTTTATCACTTTCTTTTATTTGGAACATTcccattattataaatataataaatgtataaaatatttgtaaagaaataatattaaatatagcatttagtcttaaaaagcaaaaaagcaaaacaattaaaGATCAAAACAAGCTGGCATCACCATAGCAATTATAAACAGTGGAGTGggaggatatttatttatttatttatttatttatttatttatttattttacatcagaGTGGGCGTTAGATGGGCTGTTAAGTCTGATCCAGACACTGTATAAATGAAAGGACAGAAAGGAGATTAGAACAAACTCCTAACAGGAGGAGACTCACTCATGGCCTATGAGACAGAGGATCAGGAGACTCAATACTGCTTTCCTAACATCAACTCATCTTGTATTAAAGGAAAACGCTCCATTCATGGATATAATATCATGTATGTGTTCTTTTCACTGCTGTCAGTATGGACTGTGTTTCTCAACCTGCTggtgatcatctccatctctcacttcaaGAAGCTTCACACTCCAACCAACATGATTATTCTCTCTCTGGCTGTAAATGATCTGTTTATTGGCCTTATTGTGATGCCCATACAGGCCATCAAACAGATTGAGACGTGTTGGTACTTTGGGGACACTTTCTGTGGACTCAGTTTAATATTAATCGGAGTGATTTTCTCTGCATCTTTTAGTAATTTGGTTTTAATTGCTGTTGATCGTTATGTGGCTGTGTGTCACCCTTTACTGTACCCACAGAAAATAACCATCACTAACATGTTGATGAGTATCTGTCTGTGCTGGGTTTATTACTCTGCTTATAACACTGCCTTTGTAATTAACAATGGATATTTTGACACTTCATACAGTACAGAAGTGTGTTATGGAGACTGTCCAGTCATAATGAGTTTTGGTTGGATAGTCACTGATCTGTTCATGTCTTTTATTCTTCCCTGTGTCATAATGATAACTTTATATCTGAGGATTTTCTATGTAGTTCATCAGCAAGTGAAGGTTATAAACTCTCTGATGAAGGGTGGTAAATGTGTAATGAAGGGTTCAGTGAAGAGGAAATCTGAGAGTAAAGCTGCTTTAACATTAGGAATCATTGTGTCAGTTTATCTGCTTTGCTATATCCCATACTATATTTGTACTTTATCTGTTAACTCCTCCACAACTATAACTGTTTTGGGATGGACTGTGTATGCTAACTCAGGTCTGAATCCTCtggtttatgctttattttacccCTGGTTTAAAAAGACAGTGAAACACGTCTTGACTCTGACAATATTTCAGCCGGCATCCTctctgtttaatatttttacagaagATTAAAGTAACTAGTAAAGCTGTCTCTTATAATGGAAGATATTATTATCTGTGCTTATATTAATGCTATTTATCAAAACTATTGCATATAAACATAAGATCACTTTtaagaataataaaacaaaattggtAGTGATAAAAAACTTCTTTATTCATTGCATTGCGCATTAATGGGTCATTGGAGATGCTCGAGGTAAATAATGTTCAAATAACATAGCGATTCAATTATGTATAAggataattattacatttttgctaAGCCACTGTGTTTATTTTTCCAATCCTCAGCTCACACATTAAAGCTCTACTCATTGTTCTTCTCAATAAAGCAGTGATGCAtcacttcagtgtgtgtgtgtgtgtgtctgtacacaACGATTCACACCTTTAATGAACGGTTCAGCGGAGGATCATGAATATCAACAATATCAATAACATATGAAAAACAATTAGAATTGGTCCTCAGAGTGGTTTTCATTGATCAGTAAGAGTAAACAAAGGCAGACTAACCCATGTGACTGCCAGCAGAGAGGCCTACTGTCTACAGAAAGGCCTTTTTATAAGCCCAGAGTACAGTTTtacaaaaagatatatatatatatatatatatatatatatatatatatatatatatatatatatatatacacagttgaagtcagaattcttaaattattattagcccccctttgaatattttttctttttacagtatgtctggtaacatttttttcttctggagaaagtctaatttgttttattttagctagaatagaagcagtttttaaatttttaatcaccattttaaggtcaaaattattatcccctttaagctatatatatatatatatatatatatatatatatatatatatatatatatatatatatatatatatatatatatatacacatacatgtattACCCACTctgatgtaaatatatataataatataatatagtctacagaacaaactatcattatatacgtttagaaatgtcttctctccgttaaacagaaattggggaaaaaataatgatgggggctaataattcagaggagctaataattgaggggggctaataattcagatttcaactgtgtgtatatatatatatatatatatatatatatatatatatatatatatatatatatatatatatatatatatatatatatatatatatatatatatacacacacacacacacacacacagttgaagtcagaattattagttatatattatttatgtatatatatatatatatatatatatatatatatatatatatatatatatatatatatatatataattaataattaatctaattaatctaataatatatatataaaatataagacGGTCCTCTTcgaaaaacaaacatattaaaattgtaaagcaaAAAGTGCAATAACAACGAACagagctgtcatcatggcagcaGGTTCACAGAGTTTGCACTACTGTCACAAAAAAGACAGCTGGATGATCTTTGCTTACTAACATTAATGAGTATCTATATGAGCTGGGTTTGCTACTGACAGCCCTTGTAATTTATAACAGATATTTTGACACTTCACACAGAACAGATGTGTGTTATGGAGAGTGTTTAATCATGATAAGGTTTAGTTGGATACTGACTGatctattaatgtattttattcttcTCTGTATCATAATCATAACTTGAGGATTTTCCATGTAGTTCATCAGCAAGTGAAGGT
Protein-coding regions in this window:
- the LOC130236524 gene encoding trace amine-associated receptor 13c-like, with translation MKGQKGEQNKLLTGGDSLMAYETEDLETQYCFPDINSSCVKEQHSSHGYIITYLFISLLSAWTVFLNLLVIISISHFKKLHTPTNMIILSLAVADMLIGLIVMPVEAVILIETCWYFGNTFCVLYLILIGLIFSASLSNLVLIAVDRYVAVCHPLLYPQKITITNMLLTICLCWVCFSAYSTALVINNEYFDSSQKTDVCYGRCLIMMSFSWIVIDLFMCFIFPCITIITLYLKIFHAAHQQVKVINSLIKHDKCVTEGSVKRKSESKAALTLGIVVSIYLLCYIPYYICSLSVNSSTTINVLIWVVYANSGVNPLVYALFYPWFKKTAKLILTLKICQSASSLINMFTENEL
- the LOC130236620 gene encoding trace amine-associated receptor 13c-like, coding for MAYETEDQETQYCFPNINSSCIKGKRSIHGYNIMYVFFSLLSVWTVFLNLLVIISISHFKKLHTPTNMIILSLAVNDLFIGLIVMPIQAIKQIETCWYFGDTFCGLSLILIGVIFSASFSNLVLIAVDRYVAVCHPLLYPQKITITNMLMSICLCWVYYSAYNTAFVINNGYFDTSYSTEVCYGDCPVIMSFGWIVTDLFMSFILPCVIMITLYLRIFYVVHQQVKVINSLMKGGKCVMKGSVKRKSESKAALTLGIIVSVYLLCYIPYYICTLSVNSSTTITVLGWTVYANSGLNPLVYALFYPWFKKTVKHVLTLTIFQPASSLFNIFTED